The Prosthecobacter vanneervenii DNA window CGCTGGCCATGGGCATGCTGCTCATTCTCCTGCCGGGGCACATTGATCTCTCCGCAGGCAGCGGCGTGGGACTGCTGGGCGGCATTGCCAGCGTGCTGGTGTTTCATTTTCACCTGCCTGCACCTGCCGCGCTGGGGCTAGGCTTTCTCTGTGGTGTCATCATCTGGATGGGCATGGGGGCCTTCATTGTGCATGAGCGCATGCCGTCTTTCATTGTCACGCTCGGGGCGCTGCTCATTTTTAAAGGGCTCTTCTGGCGGGTGATTGACAATGCCACCGTGCCCGTGGCTCCCGGAGGGCAGAGCAATCTGTACTCTCTGCTCACCACCTACTATCTGCCGGTGCAGCTGGGATGGCTGCTGGCGGCAGGTCTGGTGATGGCGCTGGTCTTTACCACGCTGAGTGCACGCAAGCGCAGGCTGGAGCATGGTTTTGCCGTGGACAGCCGGGAGATGATGTTTCTGCGCCTGTTCATTGCCGCGCAGGCCATCGCGCTCTTTGTGCTCGTCACCGGTCAGTTTCGCGGCATTCCGCTGCCCTCGCTCATCCTGGGCGGGGTCACGCTGGTGGTGTATGCCGTCACGCAGCACACGGCGCTTGGCAGACACTTGTACGCCATCGGCGGCAGCTCGGAGGCTGCCTTTGTCTCCGGCGTGCCGATGCAGCGAACGGTGATCGCCGCCTATAGCGGCATGGGGGCCATCGTGGCCATCACGGGCTTTATGCAGACGGCGTATGCAGGTTCATCCACCACCACGGTGGGAGATCTGATGGAGCTGGATGCGGTGGCCGCCTGCGTGATTGGTGGCGTGAGCTTGCGCGGCGGGCGGGGCACCGTGCTAGGTGTGCTGCTCGGCGCGCTCATCATCGCCTGCCTGCTCAATGGCATGACGCTCATGTCTGTGCCGCCGGAGCGCAAATTCATCGCGCGCGGGGTGGTGCTCATCCTTGCGGTGTGGATGGACATGCGGCTGAGCCGCGGGCGGGGCTGAAAGCGCGGCTGATTTACTCATTCGACATTTGCTGGTGTTTCGCCATTCATGGGGCATTCCCCATCCATGTCCGCCGCCTCCGATCTCCTCAAACAACACCTTCTGCAGCGCCAGCTCAAGGGGGGCACGCATATCGCGCTGCGACCAGGGACGATGGAGCGTCTGCTCGGGCAGGAGCCTGCGCCGAAGCTGAGTGACATGATGCCTGCCGCCCGCAGGCAGGAGAGCGTGCCCACGCCAGCGACCGCAGCGACGCCTGCGCCTGCCAAGCGTCTTGTTCCAGATAATCCTGCGCCAGAGCCCCGGCGCGCCGCCGGACTGATCCAGGTGGACGGAAGCACTCTGGAAGAGAAACTCGCCGCGCTGCGTGTGCTGGCGGAGAAGTGGGAGCCCGCGCGCTCCCTGAACAGCCTGCGTCAGACCATGGTCTTTGCGGTGGGAGATCCGTGCGCCTCCCTCATGCTGGTGGGAGAGGCTCCTGGAGCGGAAGAGGAAAAACTGCGCGAGCCCTTTGTGGGGCCCGCCGGGCAGAAGCTCACCGCTATTCTCAAGGCCATGGGTTTGGAGCGTTCGCAGGTTTACATCAGCAACATCTGCAAATTCCGCCCAGCGATGGAAAACCAGGGCAGCGGCAACCGCAAGCCCACCGCCGAGGAGATGCGCGCCTGCGTTTCCTTTGTGCTGACGGAGATCGATCTCATCCGGCCCAAAGTCATCGTGGCCTTAGGGGCTACTGCGGCAGAGGGGCTTGGCATCCCCGGCAGCGTGGGTGGCCTGCGCGGACGGTTTCACAACACCAGCGGCATTCCCACCATGGTCACCTACCATCCATCCTACATCCTGAGGGAGGAGAAAACAGGTGATGGCATCCGCGCCAAGCGCGCCGTCTGGGAGGACATGCTCAAAGTCATGGAAAAGCTGGGCCTGCCCATCAGTGAAAAGCAGCGCGGCTATTTCCAGGCCAAGTAACCACACTGATCATGTCATGAGAGCGAATCACATCCTGCTGCTGGTGGCCGGGTTGTTCCTGGCGCTGGTGTGGCTTAATCGGCAGCCGACACGGGCCAAGCCTGCTGCAATGGCTGACCAAGCTGCCCCTTCGAAGGCTGTTGCCTCTGCTGAACCTGTGGATGCGGTGCTTTCAGACGAGCCCAAACACTACCGGCCCCGGCAGGTGTCTGAGACCGTGAGGCGCAAGGTGGATGCCTTTATCCGGCGCTACAAAGACGCTCCTCCCCAGGAGATGACCAAGAACGAGGAAATGACTTCGATGATGGAGCGCTTTACGCAGATGCTGGATGTGCCGGAGTTTCAAAGCGAGATGGAGAAGCGCATGGAGGCGATCAAGGCCGCCAAAGGGCAGGAGCATGGCACGCTGAACATTGGATTTGGCAAGCTCGGCGATCCCGAAAGCCGCGCCTGGCTGGAGGCCATGTTTTCCGATGATGTTGAACTGATGCAGGAGTACATCCTCAACAAGCTCGACGGTGCCATCTTTGAGTTTGCCTTTGACCCTACCCTGGAAAACGCAGGCAATGGTGTGACGGTGAAAGACGCTTCGCGGCCGCCCGCATCCAGCAAGCTGCCGGATTGAAGGCTTGTCTTTCGCCGACGGTCTGGGTTTAAATCCGGTGCATGAAGGCCAGAGCACTTTCCCGCCGTGATTTGTTCAAGCTCGGTACTGCAGGCGCTGCAGTGCTGACCCATGCCGAGGCGCAGGCTGCCGGGAAGAAGGCCGGGCCCGTCTGCGAGGAAGGTGGCTGCTGCATCACTCCATCGGGAGACTTTTACAATGTGGAGCGCGGCAAGCCGCTGCCCTATCAGCAGCCCATTGAGAAGCTGCGGGAGATCGGCATGGTGCGCGAGACCTGGCAGCTCGAAATCATGGCCGATCCAGCCAGCAACTCCAAGATCGAGCGCCCCATGCTGCGTAGTGATGGCACCGCGCTGACTTTTGAGCGGCTGATGGAGATCGCGAAGACGAAGGCGGTCAGCTACCTTAAGGTCATCACCTGCAACAACCTGGCCGATCCTCTTGGGCACGGCCTGTGGGAGGGCGTGCCGCTGCGCGATGTGCTGTGGGAATGCGGCCCGGTGGAAAATCTGCGCCACGTCTGGTATCACGGCCATCATAACGAGGACCCCAAGCAGATCTTCAAATGCTACCTGCCGATGAATCGCGTCTTTGAGGACCCACCCGGAGAGCTGCCGGTAATGCTCTGCTACAAGCTTAATGGCGAGTTTCTCACTGGTGAGCGCGGCGGCCCGGTGCGCATGATCGTGCCGGAGGCCTACGGCTTCAAATCGGTGAAGTGGCTGCAGCGCATCGGCTTCACCAATGCGCACCAGTCCGATGACACCTACGCCAACGGCAACAACGACATCAATTCGTGGCTCAAGACCTTCGCACGTTTCGGCGATCTGCCCGACAAGCTCCGCGCCGGAGAGGAACTCTCACTGCACGGCAACGCCCAGGTGGGGATCTCGGGGCTGAAGAAGGTGCAGTACTGGGTGCGCGATGCAGGTGCGCCGCTGCCGGCCAATGATCCGCATTTCACCACCGCACCGTGGCAGGATGCGCAGATCGTACCCTTTGATGGCAGCGGCATTTCGGGCTTTAAAGGCGCGCCGCTGCATCCCGTGCAGTTTGATGCTGCCACTCGCACGCCACGACAGTGGCCGCTGCGTCACACGCTCTGCCGCTGGGTGGCTGCCCCCATCAAGCTGGCTGCGGGCAAGTATGAAATACGCTGCCGCACCCTTGATGAAAACGGCAACGCCCAACCGATGCCCCGGCCGTTTCCCAAGTCCGGCCGCAACAACATCCAGAAAGCGCTGCTGGAGGTGATCGCCTAAGCTGCTTATTCAAACTCTTTGGTGACAACAAAGATGATGGTGACCGGCCCGGATGCTGCTCTACGTCGGCATCATGAACTCATCTCCTGTTCCCTGGAAAGTGCTTTCGGCCAATGTCGGTGTCGGAATTCTCACTGAGGGCTGGACGCTGGATGTGGTCTATCCGGATTCTATGGATGCACGGCATTTTGTGGGGGAAGTGGTTTTTGACTCCCCTTTTGCGGCACCGCCTGTGGTGCATCTTGGGCTTACTGGCTTTGATGTGGACCGTCGCGCGAGCGCGCGGCTCTCGATCAAGGCGCAGAAAATCACAAAACTGGGATTTCAGGCCGTCATCACCACCTGGGATGCCACACGGGTCTTCTCCGTGGAGTTTGAATGGCTGGCCATCGGTGCCTGATCACGCCTTGCGGAAGCACCAGGAGCGGTAGGAGAGTTCGCCTGATTTGAGCGCCTCATACACACGTGCACCTGGCACGCCGGCAAAGTCACGGCCCGCAGGGTGCAGCATCTTTGGGAGGCAGCGAAGCACGAGAGCCTCGCTGCGTGCAGCATTGTGCTCCATGCCGCGCAGTACTTCGGCGCTGATGTCGCGGGTTTGCACGATCTCGAGCGGCGCACGGTCGATTGCCTGCTCCCACTCGGCCCACTGGTCGCTGAAGCGAAAATCGGCATACAACAAATGCCCCCCTGGGCGCAGCACGCGCGCCACCTCGGCCAGAAATCCGGGGAAATTCGGGTAGCAGTGAGAGGCCTCCACATTGATCACCGCATCCAGCGAAGCATCAGGAAAGGGGAGCTTTTGCGCATCTCCCTGCACAAAACGGATGCTGGCCACCTGGTGGCGCTTTTGGCAGAAGGAGATGCCTTCGGGATTCAGATCCAGACCGGTGTAGCTGGCTGGATGCAGTGTGCGCGTGAGCCACGAGGCACCGCCCCCGTGGCCGCAGCTCACTTCCAGCACGTCTTTGCCGCACAGGTCCACCTGCGTGGCCACGTGGTGGTAGAGCTGGATGCAGGCGCGGTTCTGCTCGTCTGCTGGCTCCAGTTGCAGGCCCACGGGCGGCTCGGTTTCAAAGGCGTAATTTAAAAACAGCACATCCTCATTGCGTAGCCGCCGGGTGAGAAAGGGATACCAAAGCTGCCAGATGGCCTTGCGGACAGCGGGGACGGAGAAGAGGCGTTCGAGGAGGGACATGAGGCGGAAGCGCTGTGGGCTGGTGGCTGCAATGTGCATGCTGAAGCAGGCTTTGCTGGAATAATCTTGCCTTTGGTGCCTCGTATCTGGCATCACCTGCTGCACACGCCATGAGAGACAGCTCCCCCATTCCCTCCAGCGAGGTCACGCCTGAGGAGACTTTTCGCAACCGGCGCTTCTTCATGAAGTCCGCCATCTGGGCGGGCTCCACGCTGGCCACAGCGGGGCTCTATCGTGCCTTCAGTCCGCAGGCGGAGGTGCGTAACACGGGGGCGGCCATCGCTACCGTGGCAGAGTCAGGTGTGCAGACCTCTCTGGCAGCGGATGAAAAGGTGAACGCCTTCAACGACATCGCGGGCTACAACAATTTCTACGAGTTCTCCACGGACAAACACGCCGTGGCGGAAAAGGCACGGCACTTCGTCACCGATCCCTGGAGTGTGCAGGTGGGTGGGCTGGTGCACAAGCCTCGCACCTTTGATCTGGCGGAGTTGCTCAAATTTGAATCCGTCGAGCGCATCTACCGATTTCGTTGTGTGGAGGGCTGGTCCATGGTCATCCCGTGGGTGGGCTTTCCGCTGTCGCAACTTTTGAAGATGGTGGAGCCGCAGAGCACTGCCACGCATGTCGCGTTTGAGTCTTATCATGACATCAAGCAGATGCCTGACTCCGTATATGCAGGCATTGATCTGCCTTATGTCGAAGGCCTGCGGCTCGATGAGGCCATGCATCCGCTGACGCTTCTGGCCACCGGCTTGTATGGAAAGACACTTCCCAATCAAAACGGCGCGCCAGCCCGTCTGGTGGTGCCGTGGAAGTATGGCTTCAAGAGCATCAAATCTGTGGTGAAGATCACCCTCATGGACCGTGAGCCGCCCACCACCTGGAGCCTGGCCAATCCGGGTGAATACGGTTTCTACTCCAATGTGAATCCCTCCGTGGATCATCCTCGCTGGTCGCAGGCGCATGAGCGGCGCATCGGCGAGATGGGCTCGCGTCCCACCTTGATGTTTAACGGCTATGCGGAGCAGGTGGCGCATCTCTACGCGGGCATGGACCTCAAGGAATACTTCTGAACCGGCATGAAACTCAGCGCAGACACCTCGTTTCACCGTCAGCTGTTTTTCTTCAATGGCCTGCTGCCGGCGC harbors:
- a CDS encoding ABC transporter permease subunit, with translation MNLRFRELPIVIALLAICVFFAVQEPAFLGARNLSMLVTELSITATLAMGMLLILLPGHIDLSAGSGVGLLGGIASVLVFHFHLPAPAALGLGFLCGVIIWMGMGAFIVHERMPSFIVTLGALLIFKGLFWRVIDNATVPVAPGGQSNLYSLLTTYYLPVQLGWLLAAGLVMALVFTTLSARKRRLEHGFAVDSREMMFLRLFIAAQAIALFVLVTGQFRGIPLPSLILGGVTLVVYAVTQHTALGRHLYAIGGSSEAAFVSGVPMQRTVIAAYSGMGAIVAITGFMQTAYAGSSTTTVGDLMELDAVAACVIGGVSLRGGRGTVLGVLLGALIIACLLNGMTLMSVPPERKFIARGVVLILAVWMDMRLSRGRG
- a CDS encoding uracil-DNA glycosylase, with amino-acid sequence MSAASDLLKQHLLQRQLKGGTHIALRPGTMERLLGQEPAPKLSDMMPAARRQESVPTPATAATPAPAKRLVPDNPAPEPRRAAGLIQVDGSTLEEKLAALRVLAEKWEPARSLNSLRQTMVFAVGDPCASLMLVGEAPGAEEEKLREPFVGPAGQKLTAILKAMGLERSQVYISNICKFRPAMENQGSGNRKPTAEEMRACVSFVLTEIDLIRPKVIVALGATAAEGLGIPGSVGGLRGRFHNTSGIPTMVTYHPSYILREEKTGDGIRAKRAVWEDMLKVMEKLGLPISEKQRGYFQAK
- a CDS encoding molybdopterin-dependent oxidoreductase, whose product is MKARALSRRDLFKLGTAGAAVLTHAEAQAAGKKAGPVCEEGGCCITPSGDFYNVERGKPLPYQQPIEKLREIGMVRETWQLEIMADPASNSKIERPMLRSDGTALTFERLMEIAKTKAVSYLKVITCNNLADPLGHGLWEGVPLRDVLWECGPVENLRHVWYHGHHNEDPKQIFKCYLPMNRVFEDPPGELPVMLCYKLNGEFLTGERGGPVRMIVPEAYGFKSVKWLQRIGFTNAHQSDDTYANGNNDINSWLKTFARFGDLPDKLRAGEELSLHGNAQVGISGLKKVQYWVRDAGAPLPANDPHFTTAPWQDAQIVPFDGSGISGFKGAPLHPVQFDAATRTPRQWPLRHTLCRWVAAPIKLAAGKYEIRCRTLDENGNAQPMPRPFPKSGRNNIQKALLEVIA
- a CDS encoding H-type lectin domain-containing protein, producing MNSSPVPWKVLSANVGVGILTEGWTLDVVYPDSMDARHFVGEVVFDSPFAAPPVVHLGLTGFDVDRRASARLSIKAQKITKLGFQAVITTWDATRVFSVEFEWLAIGA
- a CDS encoding phthiotriol/phenolphthiotriol dimycocerosates methyltransferase encodes the protein MSLLERLFSVPAVRKAIWQLWYPFLTRRLRNEDVLFLNYAFETEPPVGLQLEPADEQNRACIQLYHHVATQVDLCGKDVLEVSCGHGGGASWLTRTLHPASYTGLDLNPEGISFCQKRHQVASIRFVQGDAQKLPFPDASLDAVINVEASHCYPNFPGFLAEVARVLRPGGHLLYADFRFSDQWAEWEQAIDRAPLEIVQTRDISAEVLRGMEHNAARSEALVLRCLPKMLHPAGRDFAGVPGARVYEALKSGELSYRSWCFRKA
- the msrP gene encoding protein-methionine-sulfoxide reductase catalytic subunit MsrP, whose translation is MRDSSPIPSSEVTPEETFRNRRFFMKSAIWAGSTLATAGLYRAFSPQAEVRNTGAAIATVAESGVQTSLAADEKVNAFNDIAGYNNFYEFSTDKHAVAEKARHFVTDPWSVQVGGLVHKPRTFDLAELLKFESVERIYRFRCVEGWSMVIPWVGFPLSQLLKMVEPQSTATHVAFESYHDIKQMPDSVYAGIDLPYVEGLRLDEAMHPLTLLATGLYGKTLPNQNGAPARLVVPWKYGFKSIKSVVKITLMDREPPTTWSLANPGEYGFYSNVNPSVDHPRWSQAHERRIGEMGSRPTLMFNGYAEQVAHLYAGMDLKEYF